One genomic window of Lytechinus variegatus isolate NC3 chromosome 1, Lvar_3.0, whole genome shotgun sequence includes the following:
- the LOC121422930 gene encoding protocadherin Fat 1-like isoform X3 translates to MGVYVLTVEAVDPDTSSSGNLTYRLKTNSAKKYFTIDERTGVISTASKALDREAKRGDEHHFEVEVSDNGSPSLKSIAKVVITIEDENDNDPKFIPASTVTIPAINEPGERRFVSRMMAIDKDVGSNSDLSYFIRDGNTQSRFYIDATTGVVTCSKTLSEGERYVLQIEVKDNGPSRRRSDIARLPIVVTAAPVESSNAPIFDTLMETETRITESDAVGSFINYVFAIDPDGDEVRYAINDGNEDGAFFIDPQGGFILIAQPLDSETKSSYNLTISASDGFNEATTMIHILVTDVNDNPPILEQELYEIDIPENTRVNSPVLQIMATDHDATDRLVFTLPSTSDPASRYRFRIDNHNGVIYLNESLDHESQRQHVLNVEVKDYNYGTHRTYARVVVNVMDSNDHMPEFSAESYEGKVFETAAVGTRVVDVFAFDRDQGSNAELTYSIVQGNIGQAFNIDPILGTVTVGHELDIEQEAKYSLVVRATDHGVQPLSNVCFVNVTVTLSNNAPPRFREEEYIREVAENLLGNQFVAQISAVSRSSVYYEITRGNDDRRFDINSNSGIITTVMPLDYEEVSMYNLTVQATNMVGLRTNTCLVIHVQDVNDNSPVFSSVEYVGSISESASLKSVVLDEDSRPLVISAEDADSGPNAHLVYEIIERDAQMYFSIDESTGAIRTKMPLDHERIPEFEFSVQVHDTGSPQMMADKPARVRITIIDINDSMPQFVKAVFEAQLLLPTYAGVYVLTVTAVDDDEVSMSQLEYSIHEGDRSHHFSIDPRSGDIFVANGTNLRSDYDLTVRVTDGLNINHAQVLIHVEARPTSSLRFPANECYAIIRENSSTVHDVAVLSVIGSTLNEPLTYTILNPSTMFSIKPTSGIVRNTGIPFDREEQDSYHIVVEARDRRDPPRVAHIIVNVEILDINDNPPIFIHHQYNAIVQVDANVGEVVRQVTAIDRDVSKNGEVQYTLVEGGEGHFAIDSNTGVITVLEKLGANSQNKNFTLKIKASDRGKPNHSTVVNVPITVRNKAMPVFEEQYYRSTIPEDLELHSAVLQIQAISPHGRDLIYSIGEGDEFNQFDINPLTGVINLIGAVDYETRQLYSLEVLASDTLTGASAMVTVDITISDVNDVMPSFNQKIYQAVLSEAVPVGSTVLQISTTDQDSPKNSGVRYQIVQSDNQTGHFHIAANSGLILTSHVLDYEEHKMHNFLVVATDSGMPPLRSETRVSIRITDMNDNPPQFVHRDYYCSVSEIAERGAFVTAVSATDRDISDMDQLTYSIVSGNEDMTFTINKKTGIISLSNSQKPQLMTGRGYHQLNVSTSDHVFTSSATVHINVTRVNRHPPVFSQEEYITDFMENGTAGEVVFQVMASDDDSGDNGVVTYSIISAEARRMFDIDSETGEIHSRMLLDLESVSDRMLPVPIMAVDGGGKTAYTTVNVILNDRNDNVPRFEMREYKAFTRSNVEIDVPILVVTATDVDSGSNALLTYSFESGTAQSALDLFEIDPKTGSISASSSLQGEEGSTFQFFVGVTDSGNPPLNWVTAAEIYVLSEDDELPVFDGLVNEPDIDVAENTPVGTVLSSFLAHSNSSLTYSLVPGNEVHTNDPSHFSIDEHGNLTLVSALDFESVSWYKLIIKASTNTEPSISAYFTVLVTVTDVNDNMPVFEDVAYNIKVPENTPVDDAILKVVARDADAGSNGQVLYYLDVENDLEVFEKFELNEMTGILTIQEGLDRETAITYDILILARDVTNEDFTSTATVHVTVMDFNDSPPRFTQKVYPGEVLESDPIGTVTVSIEAVDGDIGANAQVVYYITSGDPFNHFAIESNSGMIYVTNPLDRELKDTYRLNVTATDGLFSDTAQVVISVQDINDNSPVCAQTLYTENIRENLASGHYILHVTASDADIGSNAEITFSLEGEGSELFTIEKDQDQNTGTVRTSGTLDYEAQQFYRFQVIASDGGGLSCSSDISIGLLDVNDNPPAFSQLIYNVSVSENTTVNTLLTRVQAIDPDKDANRRHRFSISDGNSEGTFSLDDESGILTLIQPLDRELRSHYNLTLGVTDILQASLTTSAQLIVNVLDENDNEPQFESDLYNASIAEDAEIGSIVVTVLAISQDVGLNAEIMYQIVSGNEHGKFKIDSTTGEISVAFELDFEMSNKYYLTVKATDMGTNPLSDTTTINIFITDANDNSPVFSEDIYSISVNEAARVEGDVIQVMATDEDSGDNGRVSYSIVHGNLFNQFTINPDNGLVSLALELDREQISSYSLGVRASDAGEEPRYTDVTVQIIVDDINDNPPLLPRQNYTIIRQEDTAVEADLLQLNATDLDTQANGPPFIFEIVRGNDNGAFFITSTNMLRNRIWFNRDIETQYNLTIKVSDSARSPLYSLSYITIIIIDPMNMPEVVTPVKISINSFEETFPGGWIGQISASDADPYDELVFELQNDNVFRIGRDDGLIIAPPDLDEGFYHINASVSDGQFTVYAEANVTVQMLNQAMLNNSVTITFADVTPEEFLPNSGIFMYTVANHFSGATPEDVTIITFHPSAENNDNTDVVFSIHRSKSRESFFKPKQIQRQMDSLSAALHERMKHDVVSAVSDLCTADSCEESYICNNIVRLDFSDILTFTTDDESFVSSRLYRDFTCTCIVDSCVTTTKKPTTTKATTTTTPKPRTPSVINDPCASNPCHANMNCRRDGYSGYVCECMDDSLSCLPGPDEAMNFNGQSYVTYTDLVLSTSSTLFSASINTDRPNGVIMDGAGEFDYSVLEIENGYLTYRLNCGTGEAKIRITQKKVNDFDWHKISINREKNHAVLTLDGQYTAEGTAPGENQDLNIDTISIGSSPPAKGRARRSADIGFTGCMGGLSLDNSPLPLLGDSVQPHNIGKCQRRWPMDCSPNPCENDGNCLDYGYSITCDCLHNWSGERCEIKNCQDDVDCEEYPTITSGFPLRLIIIIIGVLVAIIIIVFILAACRYHRNKRRRSRYPPRDGMGRSYDEDYKRDSKLSDSDYPLSLPLNPIATPPSPTPPPLPTRPASYTRSNHNSLNNLDRDRHDDIPYHGQPISMPPSLAPVPSNSASDSDSIAKPTWEFDTPSTHNSFIDGRDSNKGLSPHPMQHSQPSILPPVRRGLNTPMNIRHPPVESPPAYRAVNPNQADMVSMSSVNTENEDDGLRGGLNSSNKPKGSALVKPGKTKVIKDDKNPDKVTEKDISTDNDTDGSEDVHNTSNEGEIIGLNDLEQMAALASKRNSTFSMEDENSSKRNSQHSEGGEPEPVVTTNVKCVRFNMEPEINQFEVLSSQSEAPTDSESERPYVERDQLLRRSGGPMEVEQQPVDMNTNVDPTEFGVDGPVLVVADVSCQTDDELDDDDEAGENDPFLPAGSPLETTTEFHDTHQTVYIHRSPQSSPEEERGGNHSINTQTHPQPHTHGPQRGKKGFQWDYSDWVQHPEALNNIPEIPPRAPRDSPTNVSTTTSHINEDDDYETEDDEDEYVGGDDTDYPPENDDMPIARAAQHFRRELENYPPMDDYDGLPLNAINMHPGHYLPSHGGSTSEVPPDYEGTGGSPDHETTPFLVPQRNHLARGPDYRRPISDISQDALSMSMYTSTNASCSDVSALEPDSEINLSEFEFDIEDHLTNLQTSTDV, encoded by the exons GTTGAGGTGTCAGACAATGGGAGCCCATCCCTCAAGTCTATTGCCAAAGTAGTGATCACCATTGAAGACGAGAATGACAATGACCCCAAGTTTATCCCTGCCTCTACTGTTACCATCCCGGCAATCAACGAGCCTGGGGAACGACGCTTCGTCTCCCGCATGATGGCAATAGACAAGGACGTGGGTTCCAATTCTGACCTGAGCTACTTCATCAGGGATGGGAATACGCAATCTCGCTTCTATATCGATGCGACGACAGGGGTTGTGACATGCAGTAAGACCCTCAGTGAAGGGGAGAGATACGTTCTTCAA attgaagtGAAAGACAATGGCCCGAGCCGTCGACGTAGCGACATTGCGAGACTCCCTATCGTAGTAACTGCTGCCCCAGTGGAGTCCTCCAACGCCCCAATATTTGACACACTGATGGAGACGGAGACTCGGATCACAGAGAGTGATGCAGTAGGAAGCTTCATCAACTACGTCTTTGCCATTGATCCTGATGGTGATGAAGTCAGATATGCTATCAATG ATGGTAATGAGGATGGAGCGTTCTTCATTGATCCTCAGGGTGGTTTTATCTTGATAGCCCAGCCCCTGGATAGTGAGACAAAGTCTTCTTATAATCTCACCATCTCAGCTTCAGATGGATTCAATGAAGCTACAACTATG ATTCACATCCTAGTTACCGATGTCAATGACAATCCTCCCATCCTCGAGCAGGAGCTGTACGAGATCGACATACCAGAAAATACCCGGGTCAACAGCCCAGTCCTCCAGATCATGGCCACTGACCACGACGCCACCGACCGCCTCGTCTTCACCCTCCCGAGCACCTCCGACCCGGCCAGTCGCTACCGCTTCCGCATCGACAACCACAACGGCGTCATCTACCTCAACGAGAGCCTGGACCACGAGTCGCAGCGGCAGCATGTGCTCAACGTGGAGGTCAAGGATTACAACTACGGCACCCATCGGACCTATGCCAGGGTGGTCGTCAATGTTATGGATTCTAATGATCACATGCCGGAGTTCAGCGCCGAGAGCTACGAGGGGAAGGTGTTTGAAACCGCGGCTGTTGGGACTCGTGTGGTCGATGTCTTTGCGTTTGATAGGGATCAGGGTTCAAATGCTGAACTAACTTATTCCATAGTTCAAG GAAACATTGGTCAAGCCTTCAACATTGACCCAATCCTTGGGACAGTGACCGTTGGACATGAGCTGGACATTGAACAGGAGGCCAAATATTCCCTGGTCGTGCGAGCTACTGACCATGGTGTCCAACCTCTCAGCAATGTCTGCTTCGTCAATGTAACCGTCACTCTCTCCAACAATGCTCCACCGAGGTTCAGAGAAGAAGAGTACATCAGGGAAGTGGCTGAGAATCTCCTGGGGAATCAGTTTGTGGCCCAGATTTCAGCTGTTAGTCGCTCATCGGTCTATTACGAGATCACCAGAGGTAATGATGACAGGCGCTTCGATATTAACTCCAACTCCGGTATCATCACAACAGTGATGCCTCTGGATTATGAAGAAGTCAGCATGTACAACCTGACAGTACAGGCAACCAATATGGTGGGACTTCGTACTAATACTTGTCTGGTGATCCACGTCCAGGATGTCAATGATAACTCACCCGTTTTCAGTTCCGTGGAGTATGTGGGTAGCATCTCAGAATCGGCGTCGCTCAAGAGTGTGGTCTTAGATGAGGACAGTCGTCCATTGGTTATCAGCGCAGAGGATGCAGATTCGGGTCCCAATGCTCACCTGGTCTATGAGATCATTGAGAGAGATGCACAGATGTACTTCAGTATTGATGAAAGCACTGGAGCCATCCGTACCAAAATGCCTCTGGATCATGAGCGTATACCTGAGTTTGAGTTCTCTGTCCAGGTCCATGACACAGGCAGTCCCCAGATGATGGCTGACAAGCCTGCTAGGGTAAGGATCACTATCATCGATATCAACGACTCAATGCCGCAGTTTGTCAAGGCAGTCTTTGAAGCACAGCTCCTCTTGCCAACCTATGCTGGAGTGTATGTTTTGACGGTAACGGctgttgatgatgacgaagtCAGCATGTCTCAGCTGGAATACTCAATTCATGAAGGTGACCGCAGTCACCACTTCAGTATTGATCCAAGATCTGGGGATATCTTTGTTGCAAATGGCACAAACCTGAGAAGCGATTATGACCTGACTGTCCGGGTCACCGATGGCCTCAATATCAACCACGCCCAGGTTCTGATCCATGTTGAAGCTCGCCCAACCTCCAGCTTGCGCTTCCCAGCCAACGAGTGCTACGCAATCATCCGTGAAAACTCAAGTACTGTCCATGATGTAGCCGTTCTCTCCGTCATAGGCAGCACCCTCAATGAACCACTCACCTACACCATCCTGAACCCTTCAACAATGTTCTCCATCAAACCCACCTCAGGGATTGTAAGAAATACTGGCATTCCCTTCGACAGGGAGGAGCAGGACAGCTATCACATTGTGGTTGAGGCCAGAGACAGACGTGATCCACCCAGAGTAGCCCACATCATCGTCAATGTTGAGATCCTGGACATCAATGACAACCCACCAATCTTCATCCATCATCAGTACAATGCCATTGTCCAGGTGGATGCCAATGTTGGAGAGGTTGTACGACAG GTTACAGCTATTGACAGAGATGTAAGCAAGAATGGCGAGGTTCAGTACACCCTGGTAGAAGGTGGTGAAGGTCACTTTGCCATCGATTCCAACACTGGTGTCATCACAGTCCTTGAGAAGCTTGGTGCCAACTCACAGAACAAGAACTTTACACTCAAGATCAAGGCGAGCGATAGAG GCAAGCCCAACCACAGCACAGTGGTGAATGTTCCGATCACAGTCCGCAACAAGGCCATGCCAGTCTTTGAGGAGCAGTACTATCGCTCAACCATCCCTGAAGATCTAGAGCTACACTCTGCCGTGCTGCAGATTCAAGCCATCTCACCCCATGGAAGGGATCTCATCTACAGCATCGGTGAAGGAGATGAGTTCAACCAGTTTGATATAAATCCTCTAACAG GAGTGATTAACCTGATTGGAGCTGTAGACTACGAGACCCGTCAACTCTACAGCCTTGAGGTCCTAGCAAGCGACACTTTGACAGGAGCATCGGCTATGGTCACTGTGGACATCACCATCAGCGACGTCAATGATGTGATGCCAAGCTTCAACCAGAAAATCTACCAAGCAGTGCTGTCTGAGGCAGTCCCGGTCGGCTCTACAGTCCTCCAAATCAGCACCACTGATCAGGATTCACCCAAGAACAGCGGTGTCCGCTACCAGATTGTCCAGAGTGACAACCAGACGGGACACTTCCACATCGCAGCCAACAGCGGACTCATCCTCACCTCGCATGTGCTGGATTATGAAGAACACAAGATGCACAACTTTCTTGTAGTAGCAACGGACAGTGGGATGCCACCGCTGAGAAGCGAGACGAGAGTCAGTATCCGAATAACCGACATGAATGACAACCCTCCGCAGTTTGTCCACCGGGATTATTACTGTTCAGTGAGCGAGATTGCAGAGAGGGGTGCCTTTGTGACGGCTGTGTCAGCAACAGACAGGGATATCTCTGACATGGATCAGCTGACCTATTCCATTGTGTCAGGAAATGAGGATATGACATTCACCATCAATAAGAAAACAG GCATCATCAGCCTCTCCAACTCCCAGAAGCCTCAGCTGATGACGGGGCGTGGCTACCACCAGCTGAACGTGTCCACCTCTGACCACGTCTTCACCAGTTCAGCTACTGTCCATATCAACGTCACCCGGGTCAACCGCCATCCTCCGGTGTTCAGCCAGGAGGAATACATCACTGATTTCATGGAGAATGGTACCGCGGGAGAAGTGGTCTTTCAG GTTATGGCTTCTGATGATGACAGCGGTGACAATGGTGTTGTCACCTACTCCATCATTAGTGCTGAGGCTAGACGGATGTTTGATATTGACAGTGAAACAG GGGAGATTCACAGCAGAATGCTTCTTGATCTAGAATCTGTCAGTGACAGGATGCTACCTGTACCCATTATGGCAGTCGACGGTGGAGGAAAGACTGCATACACCACCGTCAATGTCATCCTCAATGACAGGAATGATAATGTACCACGCTTTGAGATGAGGGAATACAAGGCGTTCACTAGATCCAACGTGGAAATCGATGTCCCCATTTTAGTG GTGACTGCGACAGATGTAGACTCTGGTAGCAATGCTTTGTTGACGTACTCGTTTGAGAGTGGTACTGCTCAGTCTGCATTAGATCTCTTTGAGATTGATCCTAAGACTGGAAGCATCTCAGCATCATCATCTCTTCAAGGAGAAG AAGGATCTACCTTCCAATTCTTTGTTGGTGTGACCGATAGTGGCAATCCTCCACTGAACTGGGTGACGGCAGCAGAGATCTATGTCCTCTCTGAAGATGATGAACTGCCAGTCTTTGATGGGCTGGTCAATGAACCTGACATCGATGTTGCTGAGAATACGCCTGTTGGAACGGTCCTCTCTAGTTTCCTAGCTCATAGCAACTCGTCCCTGACATATTCCTTGGTACCGGGTAATGAAGTGCACACCAACGATCCATCGCACTTTTCAATCGATGAACATGGTAACCTGACATTGGTGAGTGCCTTGGACTTTGAATCTGTCTCGTGGTACAAGCTGATCATCAAGGCCAGCACTAATACAGAGCCTTCTATATCTGCATACTTCACCGTCCTGGTGACAGTGACCGATGTCAATGACAACATGCCGGTGTTTGAAGATGTGGCATACAACATCAAGGTTCCAGAGAACACTCCGGTGGATGATGCCATATTGAAGGTTGTTGCAAGGGATGCTGATGCTGGCTCCAATGGCCAAGTCCTCTACTACCTTGATGTGGAGAACGACCTGGAAGTGTTTGAGAAGTTTGAGCTGAACGAGATGACCGGTATCTTGACCATCCAAGAGGGCCTTGACCGGGAGACAGCCATCACGTATGACATCCTTATCTTAGCCAGGGATGTCACCAATGAGGATTTCACATCCACCGCAACAGTTCACGTCACAGTGATGGATTTCAACGACTCTCCTCCGCGATTCACTCAGAAGGTCTACCCTGGTGAGGTCCTGGAGAGCGATCCCATCGGGACGGTCACAGTCTCCATCGAGGCAGTTGATGGTGACATTGGTGCCAATGCTCAAGTTGTCTACTACATCACATCGGGAGATCCTTTCAATCATTTTGCAATCGAGAGCAACTCTGGCATGATCTATGTGACCAACCCTCTGGATCGGGAGTTGAAGGATACCTATCGTCTGAATGTGACAGCCACTGATGGTCTTTTCTCTGACACTGCTCAGGTTGTGATCTCAGTACAAGACATCAATGATAACTCTCCCGTCTGTGCACAG ACCTTGTACACTGAGAACATCCGTGAGAACCTTGCATCGGGACATTACATCCTGCATGTAACAGCATCGGATGCAGACATCGGTAGTAATGCAGAGATAACCTTCTCTCTGGAAGGTGAAGGGTCTGAATTATTTACAATTGAGAAAGACCAAG ACCAAAACACTGGCACCGTCCGTACCTCTGGCACCCTTGACTACGAGGCCCAGCAGTTTTATCGCTTCCAGGTGATCGCGAGCGATGGTGGTGGATTGTCCTGCTCATCAGATATCTCCATTGGATTGCTAGATGTGAATGATAACCCACCAGCATTCTCGCAACTAATCTACAATGTCAGCGTGAGTGAGAACACAACTGTGAACACGCTGCTAACCAGAGTGCAGGCTATCGATCCAGATAAAG atgccAACAGGAGGCATCGGTTCAGCATCAGTGATGGCAATAGCGAAGGGACCTTCTCACTGGACGATGAGTCTGGCATCTTGACCCTGATACAGCCTTTGGATCGGGAACTCCGCAGCCATTACAACCTGACCCTTGGAGTCACTGATATCCTCCAGGCAAGTCTGACCACCTCAGCACAGCTCATTGTCAACGTCCTGGATGAGAACGACAATGAGCCCCAGTTTGAGAGTGATCTCTACAATGCTTCTATCGCTGAGGATGCAGAGATAGGAAGCATTGTTGTTACAGTGCTTGCTATCAGCCAGGATGTAGGACTCAATGCCGAGATCATGTACCAGATTGTCTCCGGCAATGAGCATGGGAAATTCAAGATCGACAGCACAACAG GTGAGATCAGCGTTGCTTTTGAGCTGGACTTTGAGATGTCCAACAAGTATTACCTGACCGTAAAAGCCACTGACATGGGCACCAACCCCCTCTCTGACACTACCACGATCAACATCTTTATCACCGATGCCAATGATAATTCCCCAGTTTTCAGTGAGGACATCTATAGCATCTCGGTCAACGAAGCAGCGAGGGTTGAAGGGGATGTCATCCAG GTAATGGCTACAGATGAGGACAGTGGAGATAACGGCAGGGTGTCCTACTCTATTGTTCATGGTAACCTCTTCAATCAATTCACCATCAATCCTGACAATGGACTGGTCAGCCTGGCCTTAGAGCTGGACAGAGAACAG ATCTCATCGTACTCCTTGGGGGTGAGAGCCAGTGATGCCGGTGAAGAACCAAGGTACACTGATGTCACCGTCCAGATCATCGTCGATGATATCAACGACAACCCTCCTCTCCTTCCAAGACAGAACTACACCATAATACGACAGGAAGACACCGCAGTGGAGGCTGATCTCCTTCAGCTGAATGCCACAGACCTTGACACACAAGCAAACGGTCCTCCATTCATCTTTGAGATCGTCAGAGGCAATGACAATGGAGCATTCTTCATCACTTCCACAAATATGCTCAGGAACAGGATCTGGTTCAACAGGGACATCGAGACACAGTACAACCTGACGATAAAGGTGTCTGACAGTGCTCGGTCACCACTTTACTCTCTATCCTacatcacgatcatcatcattgatccAATGAATATGCCGGAGGTTGTTACTCCTGTTAAGATATCCATCAATTCCTTTGAGGAGACCTTTCCCGGTGGATGGATTGGACAGATCTCTGCCTCCGACGCTGATCCCTATGATGAGCTTGTCTTTGAGCTTCAAAATGACAATGTCTTCCGCATTGGTCGAGATGATGGCCTCATCATTGCGCCACCAGATTTAGACGAAGGTTTTTACCACATCAATGCCAGTGTCAGTGACGGACAGTTCACTGTTTATGCTGAAGCGAATGTTACTGTTCAGATGCTCAACCAAGCCATGCTGAACAACAGCGTCACCATCACCTTTGCCGATGTCACGCCTGAAGAATTTCTACCAAACTCTGGCATCTTCATGTACACTGTGGCCAACCACTTCTCAGGGGCAACCCCTGAGGATGTTACCATCATCACCTTCCACCCATCTGCTGAAAACAATGACAATACCGATGTTGTCTTCTCCATCCATCGCAGCAAGAGCAGGGAGAGTTTCTTCAAACCCAAGCAGATCCAGAGACAGATGGATTCCCTCAGTGCTGCTCTTCATGAGCGTATGAAGCATGACGTGGTATCAGCTGTCAGTGACCTGTGCACAGCAGACTCTTGCGAGGAGAGTTACATCTGCAATAACATTGTTAGGTTAGACTTCTCTGACATCTTAACATTCACAACCGATGATGAGAGTTTTGTGTCTTCCAGGCTCTACAGGGACTTCACCTGCACCTGTATTGTAG ATTCCTGTGTGACGACCACCAAGAAGCCGACCACAACCAAGGCAACAACGACGACAACCCCCAAGCCTCGCACGCCGTCTGTGATCAACGATCCTTGTGCAAGCAATCCCTGCCATGCCAACATGAACTGCCGTAGAGATGGCTACAGTGGCTATGTCTGTGAATGCATGGATGATTCTTTGTCTTGCCTTC CTGGACCTGACGAGGCAATGAATTTTAATGGCCAGAGCTATGTGACCTACACCGACCTTGTACTGTCTACATCGTCCACTCTGTTCTCGGCGAGTATTAACACTGATCGTCCCAATGGTGTCATCATGGATGGTGCTGGTGAATTCGATTACAGCGTTCTAGAG ATTGAGAATGGATACCTGACATATCGTTTGAACTGTGGTACAGGAGAAGCCAAGATTCGCATCACTCAGAAGAAGGTCAATGACTTTGACTGGCACAAGATCTCCATCAACCGGGAGAAAAACCATGCTGTGCTAACCCTCGATGGGCAGTACACAGCGGAAGGCACAGCACCTGGTGAAAACCAAGACCTGAACATTGACACCATCAGCATTGGCTCCAGTCCACCTGCTAAAGGTAGGGCTCGCCGTTCTGCAGATATTGGCTTCACCGGTTGCATGGGTGGGCTGAGCCTTGATAATTCTCCACTCCCTCTTCTGGGGGATTCCGTCCAACCGCACAACATTGGCAAGTGTCAGCGTAGGTGGCCTATGGACTGTAGCCCAAACCCTTGTGAGAACGACGGGAACTGTCTGGACTATGGGTACAGTATCACCTGTGATTGCCTTCATAACTGGTCTGGAGAGAGATGTGAGATCAAGAATTGCCAAGATGATGTAGACTGTGAAGAGTATCCAACAATCACCAGTGGGTTCCCCTTGcgccttatcatcatcatcattggtgTCCTGGTTGCtataatcatcatcgtcttcatccTTGCTGCCTGCCGTTATCATCGCAATAAGAGGAGACGATCACGTTACCCGCCTCGTGACGGAATGGGCCGGAGTTATGATGAGGATTACAAGCGGGACAGTAAGCTGTCGGATTCGGATTACCCTCTGAGTCTGCCGCTTAACCCGATCGCCACCCCACCAAGTCCAACGCCTCCTCCGCTACCTACGCGCCCAGCATCATACACCCGTAGCAACCATAATTCATTGAACAATCTGGATCGTGACCGTCATGATGACATACCTTACCATGGACAGCCAATCAGTATGCCGCCCTCTCTAGCTCCTGTTCCATCAAACTCTGCTTCGGATAGTGACTCCATTGCCAAACCGACATGGGAGTTTGATACTCCAAGTACGCACAATAGTTTTATCGATG GGCGTGACAGCAATAAGGGTCTTAGCCCCCACCCCATGCAGCATTCTCAACCTAGCATACTACCACCTGTTAGGCGTGGCCTGAACACGCCCATGAACATCCGTCATCCACCGGTGGAGAGCCCCCCTGCCTACCGGGCCGTCAATCCCAACCAGGCTGATATGGTCTCTATGAGCTCCGTTAATACAGAGAATGAAGATGACGGCCTCAGAG GAGGGTTAAATTCAAGCAATAAACCCAAGGGATCCGCCTTGGTGAAGCCAGGTAAGACGAAGGTGATCAAAGATGACAAGAACCCTGATAAGGTCACCGAGAAGGACATAAGCACAGACAATGACACTGACGGATCGGAGGATGTTCACAATACAAGCAATGAGGGTGAGATCATCGGACTCAATGACCTGGAGCAGATGGCTGCTCTGGCGTCAAAGCGAAACTCCACCTTCTCCATGGAGGACGAGAACTCGTCGAAGCGTAACTCACAGCATTCGGAGGGAGGTGAGCCTGAGCCCGTAGTCACAACCAACGTCAAGTGCGTGCGCTTCAACATGGAACCAGAGATTAACCAGTTTGAAGTTCTAAGCTCGCAGTCTGAAGCGCCTACTGATTCGGAAAGTGAGCGTCCTTATGTGGAGCGTGATCAGTTGCTGCGACGAAGCGGTGGACCCATGGAGGTTGAGCAGCAGCCGGTTGATATGAACACTAATGTAGATCCTACGGAGTTTGGCGTGGATGGACCTGTCCTTGTTGTCGCTGATGTAAGCTGCCAGACGGACGATGAACTTGACGATGACGATGAAGCTGGGGAGAATGATCCTTTCCTACCAGCAGGAAGCCCTCTGGAGACCACCACAGAGTTTCACGACACCCATCAGACAGTTTACATCCATAGATCACCTCAGAGTTCTCCGGAAGAAGAGAGAGGAGGGAATCATTCTATCAATACTCAAACACATCCGCAACCACATA CCCATGGTCCACAGCGGGGAAAGAAAG GATTTCAGTGGGATTACAGTGACTGGGTTCAGCATCCTGAAGCCCTCAACAACATTCCTGAGATCCCCCCTAGAGCTCCCAGAGACAGCCCCACCAACGTCTCCACCACCACATCCCACATCAACGAAGACGATGACTACGAGACGGAGGACGATGAAGACGAGTACGTGGGCGGGGACGACACTGACTACCCACCGGAGAACGACGACATGCCCATCGCCAGAGCGGCCCAGCACTTCCGGCGCGAGCTGGAGAACTACCCACCAATGGACGATTACGACGGGTTGCCGTTGAACGCCATCAACATGCACCCGGGTCATTACTTGCCATCTCATGGAGGTAGCACCTCGGAGGTCCCGCCGGACTACGAGGGCACGGGAGGCTCACCGGACCACGAGACCACTCCGTTCTTAGTCCCCCAGAGGAATCACCTGGCAAGGGGGCCAGACTACCGCCGACCAATCAGTGACATTTCGCAAGATGCGCTCTCCATGTCGATGTACACGTCAACAAATGCGTCTTGCTCCGACGTGTCGGCTCTGGAGCCGGACAGTGAGATTAATTTAAGTGAATTTGAGTTTGACATTGAGGACCATTTAACAAATCTACAAACAAGTACTGACGTGTAG